In the genome of Massilia sp. W12, the window CGCGCCGCTGATCTGCCAGGCATGTTCCGCTTCGGCGGTGCGCGAAATCAGGCTGAGTTGCGCCACTGAAGCAATCGAAGCCAGCGCCTCGCCGCGAAAACCGAGCGTGCCGACGCGCTCCAATTCTTCCAGATTGCAGATTTTAGAGGTGGCGTGGCGGCGTAAAGCCAGCCCCATTTGCGCTTGCGGAATGCCACGCCCGTCATCGTTAATCATAATCCGCTTGACGCCGCCCTCTTCCAGCTTGACGGTGATTTGCGTCGCCCCGGCGTCCAAGGCATTTTCCAGCAATTCCTTGACCACCGCGCTGGGGCGCTCAATCACCTCGCCGGCGGCGATTTGAGAAATCAATTGGTCTGACAGCAGGGCAATCGGGCGCTCAGGCTGCAGCGGGCGGGTCTGGGTCGTCATGGCGCACATTGGCAAGCGGCAAAGCCGTTTGCTTTACTCCTGATAGGGATTGGCAAAACCGAGTTTCGCCAAAATCTCTGCTTCCAGCGCTTCCATCTCTTCCGCCTCGGCTTCGTCCTCGTGGTCATAGCCTTGCGCATGCAAGACGCCATGCACCACCAGATGGGCGCAATGCGCTTGCAGCGTTTTGCCCTGCTCTTGTGCCTCACGCGCCAGCACCTCATTGCACAAGACGATATCGGCTTGTGTTTCTTCCGCCTCTTCGTCTTCGGTATAGGCAAAGGTCAGGACATTGGTGGCGTAGTCTTTTTGACGGTAGGCGGCATTCAGCGCGCGCCCTTCTTCCGCATCCACAAAACGCAGATTCAAAGAGGCTGGAAACAGCAGCGCGGCCTGCACCCAGCGCCGCAACAAGGGGCGCGGCAGGTCTTGCTGCAAGCTGGCGTCGGCGTATTGCACCGAGAGCGAAAGTTTATGCTTGCTCATGCTTTCCCCCCGTGTGCGCTGCGGCGCACCGGCAGCGGCTGGGCTTGCGCGGCCGCCTGTTCGTAGGCGTCCACGATACGCGCCACCAGCGGATGACGCACCACATCGGCGCTGGTGAAGTGGGAAAACGCCACCCCGCGCACATTGCGCAGAATCTGCAGCGCATCATTCAAACCGCTGTTTTGCCCGCGCGGCAAATCGATCTGCGTGATGTCGCCCGTCACCACCGCCTTACTGCCAAAGCCGATGCGGGTCAAAAACATCTTCATTTGCTCCGGCGTGGTGTTTTGCGCTTCGTCCAAAATCACAAAAGCATGATTCAAGGTGCGCCCGCGCATATACGCCAGCGGGGCGATTTCAATCATTTGCTTTTCAAACATTTTTTGCGTGCGGTCAAAGCCCAGCAAATCGTACAGCGCGTCATACAGCGGGCGCAGATAAGGATCGACTTTTTGCGTCAAATCGCCCGGCAAAAAACCCAGGCGCTCGCCGGCTTCCACCGCCGGACGGGTCAACACGATGCGCTTGACCGCATCGCGCTCCAGTGCATCCACCGCACACGCCACCGCCAGATAAGTTTTGCCGGTGCCGGCAGGGCCTACGCCAAAGGTGATGTCATGTTCCAAAATCGCCTGCAGATATTGGCTTTGACGCGGCGTGCGGCCACGCAAATCATGGCGCCGGGTTTTCAACACCGGCTGCTGGCTGTCCGGCGCGCCGGCCTCAACCGTGGGCAGGCCGGCCACAGCCGGCAAATCCGCCGCCTGGCTGACTGCGCGCAACTCGACCAGCGCCAATTGAATTTCTTCCACCGCCAGCGGAACCTTGGCTTGCTGGTAAAAGCGCTCCAGCAAGCCGACCGCCTGCTCCGCATTGCTGCCGCTGATTTGAAATTTTTCGCCACGGCGGAAAATCGTCACATCCAAAGCCGCCGCAATCTGGCGCAGGTTTTCATCCATCGGCCCGCACAAATGGGCCAACCAGGCATTGTCCAGGGGTTGCGGGACAAAATACAAAGGCGCTTTCGTTTTCGTCATTCTTGCACTACCAATTCCCCGCGCAGCGAGTAGTTATAAGCTTCGGTTACGCGCAAATCCAACATCTGGCCGATCAGGCGCTCCGGGTAGGGGCCGGGGTTGAAGTTGATCACGCGGTTGTTTTCGGCGCGCCCCTGCAAATCGCCGCCGGCGCGCTTGGCGCCGCCTTCGACCAGGATGCGATAGGTCTGGCCCAGCATTTTTTCGCTGTTGCGCTTGATGCTGGCGTTGAGCAGGTTTTGCAGCTCGCTCAAACGGCGCGCGCGCACTTCCTGCGGCGTATCGTCATGCAGATTGGCGGCCGGCGTGCCGGGGCGCGGGCTGAACAGGAAGCTGAAGCTGTTATCAAATTCCAGATCTTCGACAAACTTCATCAGGTTGCGGAAATCTTCTTCGGTTTCGCCGGGGAAGCCGACGATGAAATCCGAGGACAGGGTGATATCCGGGCGCACCGCGCGCACGCGGCGGATGATGGATTTGTATTCCAGCGAGGTATAGCCGCGCTTCATGGCCGCCAAAATCTTGTCCGAACCGTGCTGCGCTGGCAGATATAAATGATTGGCCAGCTTGGGCACCTTGGCGTAGGTGTCGATCAGGCGCTGGGTGAATTCTTTGGGATGGCTGGTGACAAAGCGAATCCGCTCAATCCCTTCGATTTCGGCGATGTATTCGATCAACAGCGCAAAATCGGCGATTTCCGGCTCGCTCATCGGGTCTGCCGGCTTCATGGCGCCGCGATACGCATTCACGTTTTGCCCCAGCAGGGTGATTTCTTTCACGCCCTGCATCGCCAGATTGGCGACTTCTTCCAGCACATCGTCAAAGCGGCGCGAGACTTCTTCGCCACGGGTGTAAGGCACCACGCAATAGCTGCAATATTTGCTGCAGCCTTCCATGATCGAAACATAGGCCGCGCCGCCTTCCACCTTGGCCGGCGGCAGGTGATCGAATTTTTCAATTTCAGGGAAGCTGATATCGACTTGCGGCGCGCCGGTATCGCGACGCGCGTGCAGCATTTGCGGCAGGCGGTGGATGGTTTGCGGGCCGAACACCAGGTCAACATACGGCGCGCGCTTGATAATGGTTTCGCCTTCTTGCGAGGCGACGCAACCGCCGACGCCAATCAAGAGGCCGGGCTTGTCGCGCTTGAGTTCGCGCAGACGGCCCAGATCGGAAAACACTTTTTCCTGGGCTTTTTCACGCACCGAACAGGTGTTGAACAAAATCACATCGGCGTCATCAACGGTGTCAGTGCGCGTCATTTGCTCAGTCTGGCCGAGCAGGTCAAGCATTTTGTCAGAATCATATTCATTCATCTGACAACCAAAGGTCTTGATAAAAACTTTCTTTTGCATGGTCAATCCGAAATAAAGCTAAGCGAAAAGGGGTGTAAATCCCCTGGCCTTATGGACCCGGGTTAGGCCCGGTGTGGGTGGTGTGGCCCACTTCGTCCTTCGTCAAAATCCAGATGCGCTGAATCTCACCCGCTTCATTTTCCAGATAATTGACGTAATAACTGCCAGGCAGCAGCGTATTGAAGGTTTCCAGCAGATTGTCGGCGTTGCGGATCTGAATATTCACCGCCAGCAGCCGCACCTTGCCATTGAGCACGATTTCGGGGTACACCCCGGGCGTCATCACGCCGCGTTTGGATTCGGGCGGAAATTCGCGTGTGAAAGCCTGCGCCAGCATGCTGCACGCGAACAGCGCAACTGCCAGCCAAGTGAATCGATTCATGCCTGCCTCCTGGTGAAATCCATCATCGCGACAGCCGCGCCGCCGCCTTGCTCAATGCCAACTCTGCGATCCTGGCAAACCCTGCAGTATAAAGCATACGGCGTTTGGCTGCAGGATGGGAAGCAGGCGCGGCAGACGCCAAAACAGCGCTGAGCGGGAGCCGGCAGGATGGCATGAGGACTGGATGCACTGCATGGGAAAGTTGAAGGCGCATGCGGCCTGCCGCTGCCTGCGCCCGGCCCCGCCTCAGGCGTGCGGCGGCTCCAGCGTCAAGGCGCCGCCATTGGTTTGAATCGTGGTGGCCGGCCCTGCCGCTGTCGCAGGCGCTTGCGCTTTCGGGCGCTGGGTGCGCGCCATGGCCTCGCACATCGCCAGCACTTCCGGCAGGTCGTTGCCATTGGTGCGCAACCAGGCGTCCAGGCCGTTTTTGCGCATGATGCCGACATTGGTTTCGGTCAGCTTCTGGCTTTCGCAATAGCTTTGAAACATTTCCATCGCCATATCGTGACGGCGCGCCTGCGCGATCATCATATCCAGCCACTGCGTGCCGCTGTTGGGCAGACGCAGCGCGATGGCGGCTTGTTCTTTGAGGGTGAAGCTGGCGGGGGAATCATTCGGCATGTCAGTCTCCATGTGCGGCATGAGAATAAAAATGCAGTCTAGCCCAAAAATCGCCGCGCTTCACATTTGCGTATGCCTGCCGCCAACACAAGCAGCCGCGCCCCCGCTATCATAGACGGGCTGCACTTCTGTCTTGCAACTGCCGGAGCCGCTATGTCTTCCCCGCATAAAATCCTGTTTGTCTGTATGGGCAATATTTGCCGCTCGCCCACCGCTGAAGCGGTGTTGCGCGGGCGGGCTGAGCGCGCCGGCGTGGCGCACCGTTTGCAGATTGATTCCGCCGGCACCCATGATTACCACATCGGCGAAGCGCCGGATGCGCGCAGTATCCGCCACGGCGCACAACGCGCTTACGACTTGTCCCCTTTACGGGCGCGGCAGGTGACTGCCGCCGATTTTGAGGCCTTTGATTATGTGCTGGCGATGGATCATGAAAATTTAGCGCGCCTGCAACGCTTGCGCCCGCCGCACGCCGGCGCAGACTTGCGTTTATTCATGGCGTTTGCGCCGCAGGCCGGCAGCGCCATCGTGCCCGATCCGTATTACGGCGGGGCGGATGGCTTTGAATTGGTGCTGGATTATTGCGAGGCGGCGGCGGATGGCTTGCTGCGTGAGCTGGGTTTGCTGCGCTGAAGCGGTTTACCGCAAGTCGTCCCACAACTCGCCATTCGGATTAATGCGCGGCACAGCCAGGCCGAAATGTTGATACGCCAACGGCGTGGCGATGCGTCCGCGCGGGGTGCGTTGCAAATAGCCTTGCTGAATCAAATACGGCTCTAACACATCTTCAATCGTGTCGGCTTCTTCGCCAATCGCCGCCGCCAGATTGCCGACGCCGACCGGGCCGCCGCTGAATTTATGCAAAATCGCCTGCAGCAATTTGCGGTCCATCAAATCAAAGCCGACTTGATCGACATCCAGCATTTTCAGGGCGGCATCCGCCACTTCCTGATTGATCGTGCCGCCGCTGCGCACTTCGGCGTAATCGCGCACCCGGCGCAAGAGGCGGTTGGCGATACGCGGCGTGCCGCGCGCGCGCAAAGCGATTTCGCGCGCGCCCTCTTCCGTGATCGGCGCTTGCAGCAGGCCGGCGCTGCGGCTGACGATTTTGGTCAATTCTTCCGCGTTATAAAACTCCAGGCGCGCGACGATGCCGAAACGGTCGCGCAGCGGATTGGTCAGCATGCCGGCGCGGGTGGTGGCGCCGACCAGGGTGAAAGGTTGCAAATCGAGCTTGACTGAGCGCGCCGCCGGCCCTTCGCCAATCATGATGTCGATTTGATAGTCTTCCAGCGCGGGATACAAAATTTCTTCGACCACCGGCGAAAGGCGGTGAATTTCGTCGATAAACAGCACATCATTGCGCTCTAAATTGGTGAGCAGCGCGGCCAAATCGCCCGGGCGCTCCAGCACCGGGCCGGAGGTTTGACGCAAATTCACGCCCATTTCGCGCGCGATGATGTGGGCCAGCGTGGTTTTGCCCAGGCCCGGCGGGCCAAACAGCAAAGTATGATCCAGCGCCTCTTGCCGTTTGCGTGCCGCGCTGATGAAAATATCCAATTGATCGCGGATTTTTTGCTGCCCGACATATTGATCCAGCTGCTTCGGGCGCAAGGCGCGTTCAATCGCCTCTTCATTCGGCGAAGCAGGCGCGGCGTCGATGATGCGGGCCGGGGCGAATTGTTCAGTTTGAATGCTCATGCTGCTTTCCGTTTAGCTGGTTCAGCCCTTGGCCAAGGCTTTCAAGGCCAGTTTGATGCCCTCGCTCACGCCTACGCCGGCGGGCAGGGTTTTCAGCGCGGCCAGCGCTTCTTTGTCAGAATAGCCCAGCGCAATCAAGGCATGCAGGATATCGCTGTTGGCGTCCGGCGCGGCATGACCGGCGGCGTGTCCCAGTTCCGCGCCCAGCTTGCCCTTGAGTTCAAGCAAGAGCCGCTCGGCGGTTTTTTTGCCTATGCCCGGCACCTTCACCAAACGCCCGGCTTCTTGCAGCGTGACGGCCTGCGCCAGATCAGCCACCGACATGCCGGACAAAATCGAGAGTGCGGTGCGGGCGCCGACGCCGCTGATTTTGATCAATTGGCGGAAGGTGGCGCGCTCTTCCAGCGAGCCGAAGCCAAACA includes:
- the ybeY gene encoding rRNA maturation RNase YbeY, whose protein sequence is MSKHKLSLSVQYADASLQQDLPRPLLRRWVQAALLFPASLNLRFVDAEEGRALNAAYRQKDYATNVLTFAYTEDEEAEETQADIVLCNEVLAREAQEQGKTLQAHCAHLVVHGVLHAQGYDHEDEAEAEEMEALEAEILAKLGFANPYQE
- a CDS encoding PhoH family protein — encoded protein: MTKTKAPLYFVPQPLDNAWLAHLCGPMDENLRQIAAALDVTIFRRGEKFQISGSNAEQAVGLLERFYQQAKVPLAVEEIQLALVELRAVSQAADLPAVAGLPTVEAGAPDSQQPVLKTRRHDLRGRTPRQSQYLQAILEHDITFGVGPAGTGKTYLAVACAVDALERDAVKRIVLTRPAVEAGERLGFLPGDLTQKVDPYLRPLYDALYDLLGFDRTQKMFEKQMIEIAPLAYMRGRTLNHAFVILDEAQNTTPEQMKMFLTRIGFGSKAVVTGDITQIDLPRGQNSGLNDALQILRNVRGVAFSHFTSADVVRHPLVARIVDAYEQAAAQAQPLPVRRSAHGGKA
- the miaB gene encoding tRNA (N6-isopentenyl adenosine(37)-C2)-methylthiotransferase MiaB; translation: MQKKVFIKTFGCQMNEYDSDKMLDLLGQTEQMTRTDTVDDADVILFNTCSVREKAQEKVFSDLGRLRELKRDKPGLLIGVGGCVASQEGETIIKRAPYVDLVFGPQTIHRLPQMLHARRDTGAPQVDISFPEIEKFDHLPPAKVEGGAAYVSIMEGCSKYCSYCVVPYTRGEEVSRRFDDVLEEVANLAMQGVKEITLLGQNVNAYRGAMKPADPMSEPEIADFALLIEYIAEIEGIERIRFVTSHPKEFTQRLIDTYAKVPKLANHLYLPAQHGSDKILAAMKRGYTSLEYKSIIRRVRAVRPDITLSSDFIVGFPGETEEDFRNLMKFVEDLEFDNSFSFLFSPRPGTPAANLHDDTPQEVRARRLSELQNLLNASIKRNSEKMLGQTYRILVEGGAKRAGGDLQGRAENNRVINFNPGPYPERLIGQMLDLRVTEAYNYSLRGELVVQE
- a CDS encoding low molecular weight protein-tyrosine-phosphatase, whose amino-acid sequence is MSSPHKILFVCMGNICRSPTAEAVLRGRAERAGVAHRLQIDSAGTHDYHIGEAPDARSIRHGAQRAYDLSPLRARQVTAADFEAFDYVLAMDHENLARLQRLRPPHAGADLRLFMAFAPQAGSAIVPDPYYGGADGFELVLDYCEAAADGLLRELGLLR
- the ruvB gene encoding Holliday junction branch migration DNA helicase RuvB, which encodes MSIQTEQFAPARIIDAAPASPNEEAIERALRPKQLDQYVGQQKIRDQLDIFISAARKRQEALDHTLLFGPPGLGKTTLAHIIAREMGVNLRQTSGPVLERPGDLAALLTNLERNDVLFIDEIHRLSPVVEEILYPALEDYQIDIMIGEGPAARSVKLDLQPFTLVGATTRAGMLTNPLRDRFGIVARLEFYNAEELTKIVSRSAGLLQAPITEEGAREIALRARGTPRIANRLLRRVRDYAEVRSGGTINQEVADAALKMLDVDQVGFDLMDRKLLQAILHKFSGGPVGVGNLAAAIGEEADTIEDVLEPYLIQQGYLQRTPRGRIATPLAYQHFGLAVPRINPNGELWDDLR
- the ruvA gene encoding Holliday junction branch migration protein RuvA produces the protein MIGRLTGTLLEKNPPQILIDCHGVGYEVDVPMSTFYNLPQAGAQVVLHTHMIVREDAHLLFGFGSLEERATFRQLIKISGVGARTALSILSGMSVADLAQAVTLQEAGRLVKVPGIGKKTAERLLLELKGKLGAELGHAAGHAAPDANSDILHALIALGYSDKEALAALKTLPAGVGVSEGIKLALKALAKG